A genomic segment from Sporichthyaceae bacterium encodes:
- a CDS encoding amino acid ABC transporter permease: MTQQPATGPAVVPVRHPWRWVSAGVITVLVAMFVHMLVTNPAFQWDFLVHQMFGRPVLHGALGTVELTVLSMLIGILGGVVLGVMRLSPSKLIAGVAWAYIWFFRAVPRLVLAILFGNFGILYPKFFLGIPFDHQLLSLFGLGDSNLRFFGIESRTIGAGFFAGVLALGLSEAAYMAEIVRAGILSIDPGQREAAASLGMGRMMTMRRIVLPQAMRVIIPPTGNETIAMLKDTSLVAFTPWAGELFFQLNAIGARTFQVFPLLVAACLWYLAISSVLMLGQFFLERRFA, from the coding sequence GTGACGCAGCAGCCTGCGACCGGCCCCGCGGTAGTCCCGGTCCGGCACCCGTGGCGTTGGGTGTCGGCCGGGGTCATCACGGTCCTGGTGGCGATGTTCGTGCACATGCTGGTCACGAACCCGGCCTTCCAGTGGGACTTCCTGGTCCATCAGATGTTCGGCCGACCCGTGCTGCACGGTGCACTCGGAACAGTCGAACTGACGGTGCTCTCGATGCTGATCGGAATACTCGGCGGCGTTGTGCTCGGGGTCATGCGGCTCTCGCCGAGCAAGCTGATCGCCGGCGTCGCCTGGGCCTACATCTGGTTCTTCCGCGCCGTGCCGCGGTTGGTGCTCGCCATCCTGTTCGGCAACTTCGGGATCCTCTATCCGAAGTTCTTCCTCGGCATTCCGTTCGACCACCAACTCCTGTCGCTGTTCGGTCTGGGCGACTCGAACCTTCGTTTCTTCGGGATCGAGTCCCGGACGATCGGCGCAGGTTTCTTCGCGGGCGTGCTGGCGCTGGGTCTGTCCGAGGCCGCTTACATGGCCGAGATCGTCAGAGCCGGAATTCTGTCGATCGACCCTGGTCAGCGTGAGGCAGCAGCTTCGCTCGGGATGGGCCGGATGATGACCATGCGGCGGATCGTGCTGCCGCAGGCGATGCGGGTCATCATCCCGCCGACCGGCAACGAGACGATCGCGATGCTGAAGGACACCTCGTTGGTGGCGTTCACACCGTGGGCCGGAGAGCTGTTCTTCCAGCTGAACGCGATCGGCGCCCGGACGTTCCAGGTCTTCCCGCTGCTGGTCGCGGCTTGTCTGTGGTATTTGGCCATCTCCAGTGTTCTGATGCTGGGTCAGTTCTTCCTCGAGCGGCGATTCGCATGA
- a CDS encoding amino acid ABC transporter ATP-binding protein, whose protein sequence is MTESRRPMVHLEAVRKSFGRNEVLLGVDLTVGAGEVCCVIGPSGSGKSTLLRCINHLEKVDSGRVRVDGSLIGYTERNGRLYELKEAEIAAQRREIGMVFQRFNLFPHLSALENVMEAPCRVRREDRATVRARAVALLERVGLTVKADARPAELSGGQQQRVAIARALAMTPKVMLFDEATSALDPELVGEVLDVMRGLARDGMTMVVVTHEMGFAREAGDQLVFMDGGVIVEAGRPREVLANPQHERTKAFLSKVL, encoded by the coding sequence ATGACCGAGTCGCGCCGGCCGATGGTCCACCTCGAGGCCGTCCGCAAGTCCTTCGGCCGCAACGAGGTGCTGCTCGGCGTCGACCTGACTGTCGGGGCCGGTGAGGTGTGCTGCGTGATCGGCCCCTCCGGCTCCGGGAAGTCGACCCTGCTGCGGTGCATAAACCACCTGGAGAAGGTCGACTCGGGTCGGGTGCGGGTGGACGGCTCGCTGATCGGCTATACCGAACGCAACGGGCGCCTCTACGAGCTCAAGGAGGCCGAGATCGCGGCGCAGCGCCGCGAGATCGGCATGGTCTTCCAGCGGTTCAACCTGTTCCCGCACCTGTCCGCGCTGGAGAACGTGATGGAGGCGCCCTGCCGGGTGCGCCGGGAGGACCGGGCGACCGTGCGGGCCAGAGCCGTCGCCCTGCTGGAGCGGGTCGGTCTGACCGTCAAGGCCGACGCCCGGCCCGCGGAGCTGTCCGGCGGTCAGCAGCAGCGGGTGGCCATCGCGCGGGCGTTGGCCATGACGCCGAAGGTGATGCTGTTCGACGAGGCCACCTCGGCGCTGGACCCGGAACTGGTCGGCGAGGTCCTCGACGTCATGCGCGGCCTGGCCCGCGACGGCATGACCATGGTCGTGGTCACCCACGAGATGGGCTTCGCCCGCGAGGCCGGGGACCAACTGGTGTTCATGGACGGCGGGGTGATCGTCGAGGCCGGGCGCCCGCGCGAGGTGCTGGCCAACCCGCAGCACGAACGGACGAAGGCCTTTCTGTCCAAGGTCCTTTGA
- the murA gene encoding UDP-N-acetylglucosamine 1-carboxyvinyltransferase: MDRFRVVGGARLVGEVRVDGAKNSVLKLMAAALLAPGRTTLHEVPDILDIQYMGAVLKRLGCEVEVGTGSVVIDVPEKLDHEAPYELVSRLRASICVLGPLVARCGRAKVALPGGDNIGSRALDMHIAGLAKLGAETESEHGYIITTAESGLTGATVWLDFPSVGATENVLMAAVLAEGTTVIDNAAREPEIIDLADMLNQMGAKVVGAGSSTIEIEGVSNLSPTVHRTVPDRIVAGTWAVAAAMTHGDVTVRNANPAHLELPLDKLVTAGADVEWLEDGFRVSMSRRPEAVDIMTLPYPGFPTDLQPAFIALNTIASGAAMVTENVFEARFMFIDEMVRLGAEIKTDGHHAVVRGRERLSGAPVRAHDIRAGAGLVLAGLVAEGETVVSRVHHIDRGYAGFVEKLNGLGATVLREDDPDTFEG, encoded by the coding sequence GTGGACAGATTCCGGGTGGTCGGTGGCGCGCGCCTGGTCGGTGAGGTGCGGGTGGACGGCGCGAAGAACAGCGTCCTGAAACTGATGGCCGCGGCCCTGCTGGCACCGGGGCGGACCACGTTGCACGAGGTCCCCGACATCCTCGACATCCAGTACATGGGCGCGGTCCTGAAGCGGCTGGGTTGCGAGGTTGAGGTCGGCACCGGCTCGGTCGTGATCGACGTCCCGGAGAAGCTGGACCACGAGGCCCCGTACGAGTTGGTCTCGCGGCTGCGGGCCTCGATCTGCGTCCTCGGCCCGCTGGTCGCCCGGTGCGGACGGGCCAAGGTGGCCCTGCCCGGTGGCGACAACATCGGCTCCCGCGCGCTCGACATGCACATCGCCGGGCTGGCCAAACTCGGCGCGGAGACCGAGTCCGAGCACGGCTACATCATCACCACGGCCGAGTCCGGGCTGACCGGCGCGACGGTGTGGCTGGACTTCCCCAGCGTAGGCGCCACGGAGAACGTGCTGATGGCCGCGGTCCTGGCCGAGGGCACGACCGTCATCGACAACGCCGCGCGCGAGCCGGAGATCATCGACCTGGCCGACATGCTCAACCAGATGGGTGCCAAGGTCGTCGGCGCCGGATCGTCCACGATCGAGATCGAGGGCGTGTCCAACCTCAGCCCGACCGTCCACCGCACGGTGCCCGACCGCATCGTGGCCGGCACCTGGGCCGTCGCGGCGGCGATGACCCACGGCGACGTGACCGTCCGCAACGCCAACCCGGCGCACCTGGAACTACCGCTGGACAAGCTGGTCACGGCAGGTGCCGACGTCGAATGGCTCGAGGACGGCTTCCGGGTGTCGATGAGCCGGCGGCCGGAGGCCGTCGACATCATGACCCTGCCGTACCCTGGGTTCCCCACCGACCTGCAGCCGGCCTTCATCGCGTTGAACACGATCGCCTCGGGTGCGGCGATGGTCACCGAGAACGTCTTCGAGGCACGGTTCATGTTCATCGACGAGATGGTCCGACTCGGCGCCGAGATCAAGACCGACGGGCACCACGCGGTGGTGCGCGGGCGGGAGCGGCTTTCCGGGGCGCCGGTGCGGGCCCACGACATCCGGGCCGGCGCCGGTCTCGTGCTGGCCGGGCTGGTCGCCGAGGGCGAGACCGTGGTCAGCCGGGTGCACCACATCGACCGCGGCTACGCCGGGTTCGTCGAGAAGCTCAACGGCCTCGGCGCGACCGTGCTGCGTGAGGACGATCCGGACACGTTCGAAGGCTGA